Within Methanoculleus horonobensis, the genomic segment GAGGGGAACGGGAGCACCCGGAAAGGTGCGACTGGCGACCTCCCCGAAGGGGAGGGAGTTCAAGAAACCCGAAGGGTTTCGACTGGCGGCATCGCGGACGCAACCGCTCACTTCCACGACAAACTGCTGAACCTCAAAGACCGCATGTACACAACGACCGCCCGGAACATCGCCGGGGAGAGGCACGCACTCCTCGTCGCGTTTCTCGCGGCCCTGGAGGACGAATCTTCCCCCTGGAGGATAAAGGGATAATTAACTCATATCCGGGCAGAATTCTCCCACAGATACCGAATCAGCGCCACATTCCTCATCGGAGCCGTAATCGCCGCCGGTGTGATCCTCCTCGCGACCGGCATCCCGGCAACGGCCCGCCGAATGGCCGGCATTCGTCGCCTGGGACTGGCCCCTGGCCTGGGTGCCGCCGGAACCGGCTCCCTCACGCATCCGAGCAGAACTTCAGTCCCACGATCCCTGCCACGATCAGGAAGAGGCAGAGGAGGCGGGCGACACTCCTCGACTCGCCGAAGATCATGATCCCGGCGATGGCCGTTCCGACCGCCCCGATGCCCGTCCAGACGGCATAGGCTGTCCCGATCGGAAGGCCGGAGAGCGACCGCGAGAGGAGGTAGAAACTTCCGACCATCAGGATGATGGTCGCCACCGACGGCCCAACCTTCGTGAACCCTTCGGTATACTTGAGGCCGAGCGCCCAGCCGGCCTCCAGGAGCCCGGCAAAGAAAAGGGTTATCCAGGCGGTACTCTGCATGATTCCTCTTTCATTTGGTTCGGAAAACGTTATACTTTCTCTGCGAAGATCATACGGGCCGTCCGCTTCCGTCACGTTTAACATGGAGGAATACCCTCCCGGAGATCCAAAGGAGGTATGGAGTGTGGTGAAAATAACCATCGACAGACCGGGATGCATCAGCTGCGAGTCGTGCTGGACGCTCTGTCCGGACGTCTTCGAACAGGATCCAAACGACGACCTGAGCTCGGTCACGGAACAGTACCGGGTCAACGGCAACCCCGCGGAGGGGGAGGTGCCCGACGACCTCACCGACTGCACCGTGGAAGCCGCCGATTCGTGCCCGGTCACGGTCATCGTCGTCGAAGAATGAGACGAACCGGGCGCCGGCGGGTGTATCGGCGCCGAACAATTGTTATGCTCATGGCCGGACAAGAACTATAACCTTCGAGAGCTATGACGGGTTTTGCCTGAGAGTGGGGTCAACCAGAAGGCACATCATCATATGGTGCAGCGGGTTCACAGGTCAGAACGGTTACGGCCTGCGAACACAAAAAAACACTGCACCATGAACCGAAATGTGCCCGGGCGTAAGGCCTTATCTCTCGGGCACACTGTTTTCACCGACCCGTTACCTGCGTGGCCGCGCCACATCGACGAGTGATCCCATGCCGTCGCTCTTCTGAAGCACCGAGAGGTTCCCGTTCGTCTCGAGGACGATCGCGTGGACGCTCTCGAGGGATGCAACCCCCTCCGACCGCAACGTCTGCCGGATCTCGCCTTCGGTGATCCGCTCCTGCAGCATTGCGTCATGCAGGAACTCTCCGTCATAACAGAGGAGGCGGGGCTCCGACTTCACCGCCTTCTGCACCCTCTCCGACCGGACGGACGACCAGGAGACGGCGTACTGCAGCACGACCAGGATGCCGAGGGCGAGCACCCCCTCTGCAAGCGAGACGTCCCTTGAGACGATCGTCGAGGCAAGGATCGAGCCGACGGCCACGTTCACGATGAAGTCGAAGGCGTTCATCGACGAGAGCGTCCGCTTCCCCGAGAGGCGGACGATGATCACGAGAGCCACATACGCGCATACCCCGACGATCAGGACCCGCACCAGGAAGGCAGGGTCGCCGAAGAAGATCTCCTGCAGGAATCCGTCGCTCATACCCCGCACTGCACGGGGGACGGCATAGCACTTTCTGCAGGCGGGCAGTCAAAAAAAGTTAGAGCGCGGGTCTGCTCTTCAGCGCCTCGACGAGGAGCCGGATCCCCGCCTCGACATCGGCGGTATCGACCACCTCGACCGGGGAGTGGATGTAGCGGGCGGGGATCGAGAACGGGATGCTCGGGATACCGCCCCGCTCCAGGTGGATGATCGTCGCGTCGGTGTTCCCGCCGGTCCCGACCTCGAGCTGGCAGGGGATGTCGTTCTTCTCCGCGGTCTCGCGAAGCCACGCGGTCATCCTCGGATCGGCCATCAGCCCGCGCCCGCTCGCGCTGACGAGAACCAGAACCGGGCCCTTGCCCATCTCGACGCTCGCGTCCTTCTTCTCGATCCCGGGATGGTCGCCGGGGATGGTGACGTCGGTCGCGATGGCGCAGTCGGGGTTTAAGGAGTAGGCGCTCACCTTTGCTCCCTTGAGCCCCAGTTCCTCCTGGACGGTGAAGACGCCGTAGATTGTGTGAGGCGACTCGGTCTGCTGCAGTGCCCGGATCAGCATCGCGACACCGACCCGGTTATCGAGCGCTTTGCCCGTGACGCGGGTGCCGGCGAGTTCCGTGAACTCGCGGTCGATGGTGATCGGGGTGCCGATCTCGATCCCGAGGTTCTTCACCTCCTCCTCGCTCACCGCGCCCACGTCGACGAACATGTTCTCGATCTTGACCTCCTTCTTGCGCTCCTCCTCCTTCATGACGTGGGGAGGCTTTGCGCCGAGAACGCCCATGACCGGGCCGTTCTTCCCGTGCAGGATCACCCGCTGGCAGTAGAGCACCGGCCCGTACCAGCCCCCGATGGAGACGACCCGGATGAACCCCTTCTCGTCGATGTACTGCACCATCAGGCCGATCTCGTCCATGTGGGCGGCGAGCATGATCGAGAAGTCGCCGCCGCGCTTCACGGCAACCAGGTTCCCCATCGTATCCTCGCGGAACTCGTCGACGACACCTGCAAGCTCCGCCCTGACGATATCCCTGATCTTTCCTTCGCTGCTCGAGACGCCGTGGGCGTCGGATAGCTTCCTGAGTAACTCTTTCACCATGCTTCTCTCACCCCATCAGTTCCCCGAGACGCCCGACCGCACGGGAGAGATTCTCCCGGGAGGTCGCGTAGCTGAATCGCGCATATTCGGGTGCCCTCGAGCCGAACGCCGAACCCGGCACGATGATGACGCCCGCATTGACGGCCTTCTCGATAAGGTTTCGCCCCATCGGGACGAACATGTAGAACGCGCCTTCCGGCCGGGGGAAATCGAACCCGAGACCGGTCAGCCCGTCGTAGAGGAGATCGCGCCGGGCGCGGTACTCGTTACGCATCCGCACGACCGGCTCCTGGTCGCCGGTGTATGCGGCGAGCGCAGCATACTGCGAGATCGAGGTCGCGCACGCCTGGGCGTACTGGTGCACCTTGAGGAACTCCGGGATGTAGTCCTCGGGTGCCGCAAGGTAGCCGACCCGCCACCCGGTCATGGCGTAGGTCTTGCTCGCGGCGTTGACGGTGATGACGTCCTCGCCGAACCGGGCCGCACTGACGTGCTCTTTCTCGTAGATGAAGTGCTCGTAGACCTCGTCGGAGACGACAGTGACCTTACGATCGTTTGCATACTCCACGAGGGCGCGGATCGACTCCTCGCTCTCGACCGCGCCGGTCGGGTTCGCGGGAGAGTTCAGGACGAAGACACGAGCACCGTCCATCTGCTCCTTCGCCCGCTCGACGTCGATGTGCAGGGTCGCGTCGAGCCCGACGCCCTCGGGCTTTCCGCCGGCGATGGCCGCAAGCGCGGCGTAGGAGACGAAACCCGGGTCGGTGAAGAGGACGCGGTCGCCCGGGTCGACGAGCGCCTCCATCACGAGGTGGAGCGCCTCGCTTCCCCCCGCCGTGACCAGGATCTGGTCGGGCCGGCAGGCGAGGCTGTTCTCACGCGCGAGTTTCTCGCAGATAGCCTCACGGAGTTCCACGATTCCAGCGTTCGGGGTGTACCCGGTCCTCCCCTCCCTGATGGCGGCGATCGCGGCCATCTTGATGTGGTCGGGGGTATCGAAGTCCGGCTGCCCGATGCCGAGGTTGATCGCGTCCGGCCCTCCGGCTTCGAAGAGCTTGCGGATCCCCGACATCTCCACCCCTTTGACCCGGTCGGCATATCTGTGTTCGGTCATAGTAATCTCACTCGATGTTCGCGTGGCGGCACTGAAGGTCTTCGGGCCGGCACTGGGTGATCTCCATCAGCCGGGATATGAT encodes:
- the sugE gene encoding quaternary ammonium compound efflux SMR transporter SugE, with amino-acid sequence MQSTAWITLFFAGLLEAGWALGLKYTEGFTKVGPSVATIILMVGSFYLLSRSLSGLPIGTAYAVWTGIGAVGTAIAGIMIFGESRSVARLLCLFLIVAGIVGLKFCSDA
- a CDS encoding ferredoxin, with protein sequence MKITIDRPGCISCESCWTLCPDVFEQDPNDDLSSVTEQYRVNGNPAEGEVPDDLTDCTVEAADSCPVTVIVVEE
- a CDS encoding DUF421 domain-containing protein produces the protein MSDGFLQEIFFGDPAFLVRVLIVGVCAYVALVIIVRLSGKRTLSSMNAFDFIVNVAVGSILASTIVSRDVSLAEGVLALGILVVLQYAVSWSSVRSERVQKAVKSEPRLLCYDGEFLHDAMLQERITEGEIRQTLRSEGVASLESVHAIVLETNGNLSVLQKSDGMGSLVDVARPRR
- a CDS encoding M42 family metallopeptidase, whose protein sequence is MVKELLRKLSDAHGVSSSEGKIRDIVRAELAGVVDEFREDTMGNLVAVKRGGDFSIMLAAHMDEIGLMVQYIDEKGFIRVVSIGGWYGPVLYCQRVILHGKNGPVMGVLGAKPPHVMKEEERKKEVKIENMFVDVGAVSEEEVKNLGIEIGTPITIDREFTELAGTRVTGKALDNRVGVAMLIRALQQTESPHTIYGVFTVQEELGLKGAKVSAYSLNPDCAIATDVTIPGDHPGIEKKDASVEMGKGPVLVLVSASGRGLMADPRMTAWLRETAEKNDIPCQLEVGTGGNTDATIIHLERGGIPSIPFSIPARYIHSPVEVVDTADVEAGIRLLVEALKSRPAL
- a CDS encoding pyridoxal phosphate-dependent aminotransferase yields the protein MTEHRYADRVKGVEMSGIRKLFEAGGPDAINLGIGQPDFDTPDHIKMAAIAAIREGRTGYTPNAGIVELREAICEKLARENSLACRPDQILVTAGGSEALHLVMEALVDPGDRVLFTDPGFVSYAALAAIAGGKPEGVGLDATLHIDVERAKEQMDGARVFVLNSPANPTGAVESEESIRALVEYANDRKVTVVSDEVYEHFIYEKEHVSAARFGEDVITVNAASKTYAMTGWRVGYLAAPEDYIPEFLKVHQYAQACATSISQYAALAAYTGDQEPVVRMRNEYRARRDLLYDGLTGLGFDFPRPEGAFYMFVPMGRNLIEKAVNAGVIIVPGSAFGSRAPEYARFSYATSRENLSRAVGRLGELMG